Proteins encoded by one window of Bacteroidales bacterium:
- a CDS encoding SusD/RagB family nutrient-binding outer membrane lipoprotein, which produces MEPFLSFKNFDKLFAGDMLKWRKLANSMRLRYAMRMVNREPELAGDVIADVILNNRPVLIGYDFTSPLLESACLWPIVSGFKNESLNWSFREHNGLRLGSNIWKQCSSTDSPDGSGIFDPRLYYFFEPDGKNLWTPFPQQPEATTPSSGGIPYATLRDDGVYFSFKGENCNYSPFNYFLIRDEDFMPIILMTGAEVHFLKAEAYFRGIGVPTDKDMADIEYMNGINASIDWWGATMSGSKLPLSGLKFIDMITVPQQLSAASVLNHFGSWNAASEEEKLTFIYTQSWLDAFRQPWEAYAQTRRTGMTPREGPAINHFRLPYPPSENMYNAENCEQAKSHQGGDSPQAKIWWAL; this is translated from the coding sequence GTGGAACCTTTCCTCAGTTTTAAGAATTTTGATAAGCTCTTTGCTGGCGACATGCTGAAATGGAGAAAACTTGCCAATTCAATGCGATTACGTTATGCAATGAGGATGGTGAACCGTGAGCCCGAACTGGCAGGGGATGTGATTGCTGATGTTATTTTGAACAATCGTCCGGTACTTATTGGTTATGATTTCACCAGCCCGTTGCTTGAATCAGCTTGTCTTTGGCCAATCGTCAGTGGTTTTAAAAATGAAAGCCTGAATTGGTCCTTCAGGGAACATAATGGATTGAGGTTAGGTTCCAATATATGGAAACAATGCTCTTCCACTGATTCACCAGATGGCAGCGGAATATTCGACCCCAGGCTCTATTATTTCTTTGAGCCTGATGGTAAAAATCTTTGGACACCTTTCCCTCAGCAGCCGGAAGCAACCACTCCATCCTCAGGAGGCATCCCTTATGCCACACTCAGGGATGATGGCGTTTATTTTTCATTCAAAGGAGAGAATTGTAACTATTCCCCCTTCAACTATTTCCTGATTCGCGATGAGGATTTTATGCCGATAATTCTGATGACGGGTGCAGAAGTACATTTTCTAAAGGCAGAAGCTTATTTCAGGGGTATTGGTGTGCCAACCGACAAGGATATGGCTGATATCGAATATATGAATGGAATCAATGCTTCTATTGACTGGTGGGGTGCTACTATGTCGGGTTCAAAATTGCCTTTGTCGGGATTGAAATTCATTGATATGATTACTGTTCCGCAACAACTCAGTGCCGCTTCCGTCCTGAATCATTTTGGTTCCTGGAATGCAGCCAGTGAAGAAGAAAAGCTTACCTTTATTTATACCCAAAGCTGGCTGGATGCTTTCCGTCAACCCTGGGAAGCATATGCCCAAACCCGGCGTACAGGGATGACTCCACGGGAAGGGCCTGCTATCAACCATTTCCGTTTACCTTACCCTCCTTCAGAAAATATGTATAACGCTGAAAATTGTGAACAGGCTAAATCGCACCAGGGAGGAGATTCCCCACAGGCTAAAATCTGGTGGGCGTTATAG
- a CDS encoding T9SS type A sorting domain-containing protein, producing MVLDPNLHVPEIEVRCPLAGDVYVPSLSQIQLAAISSISYPDLFHVSGLQFKINGQTIQAQDFYNTHYTAWWTPPSYGSYSLQILSTNNYGATSSKTVNIAIVPTADDMEVEAVSNILLNTYIATATVEAELPSYLGAFDKITATLEVRCPSGGCGEWDRVASVDAKGHDGRWFEIIRYITPYGVPCAHTIDLTDYMSILQGKISFRVNCGTLDNGYLYFLTLNYREGTPAHKYSYLTQVWKEIFPFGDYANMQPVDTFAYQFPPNTVASKLKLVSTGHGWGTLNTSNAAEFYNATHKIWVNGANTFNQVNWTDCNPNPDACQPQNGTWYYDRAGWCPGSIAKWFDFDLTSFVGGGDLELMYKFYDQYVDQCHPNNPNCVTGVTCTDCSDGFNPTLDVACNLVSFADSPFIVVGTEPSRRVFGLLTVSPNPSSAVFEIKTSSSEPYRNSSVSVYDNRGKLVVQMPWDGSDSQIDLSNHPKGLYLMKVVTPGWSEIKKLILQ from the coding sequence ATGGTGCTGGATCCGAATTTGCATGTTCCTGAAATTGAAGTCCGTTGCCCCCTGGCCGGGGATGTGTATGTTCCTTCTCTCTCCCAGATTCAACTGGCAGCCATCAGTTCTATTTCCTACCCTGATCTCTTCCATGTTTCCGGACTCCAGTTTAAAATCAATGGACAAACGATCCAGGCTCAGGATTTCTATAACACACATTATACTGCATGGTGGACACCCCCTTCATATGGATCCTACTCCTTGCAGATCTTATCAACCAACAACTATGGCGCAACATCTTCAAAAACCGTAAATATTGCTATTGTTCCTACTGCTGACGATATGGAGGTGGAAGCTGTCAGTAATATCCTGCTAAATACTTATATTGCTACTGCTACCGTTGAAGCCGAATTGCCTTCCTACCTGGGAGCATTCGATAAAATTACAGCTACTCTTGAGGTAAGATGCCCTTCCGGTGGATGTGGTGAATGGGACAGGGTAGCCAGCGTGGATGCCAAAGGCCATGATGGCAGATGGTTTGAGATAATCCGCTATATTACTCCCTACGGCGTTCCTTGTGCTCACACCATTGATCTCACGGATTATATGTCCATCTTACAGGGAAAAATTAGTTTCAGGGTCAACTGCGGAACACTTGATAATGGCTATCTCTATTTCCTGACACTGAATTACAGGGAAGGAACACCGGCTCATAAATACAGCTATCTGACTCAAGTCTGGAAGGAAATTTTCCCATTCGGTGATTATGCCAATATGCAGCCTGTCGATACTTTTGCTTATCAATTCCCGCCAAATACGGTTGCTTCTAAGCTGAAACTTGTTTCAACAGGACATGGCTGGGGTACACTCAATACCAGCAATGCCGCGGAGTTTTACAATGCTACTCATAAAATCTGGGTGAATGGAGCGAATACTTTTAACCAGGTGAACTGGACTGATTGTAATCCCAATCCTGACGCTTGTCAGCCACAGAATGGAACCTGGTATTACGACAGGGCCGGATGGTGCCCGGGTTCCATTGCCAAGTGGTTCGACTTCGATCTCACCTCTTTTGTAGGTGGTGGTGATCTTGAGCTGATGTATAAATTCTATGATCAATATGTGGATCAATGCCATCCAAATAATCCCAATTGCGTGACCGGTGTGACTTGTACCGATTGCTCGGATGGCTTCAACCCGACTCTTGATGTAGCCTGTAACCTGGTATCATTTGCTGATAGCCCGTTTATTGTTGTGGGGACTGAACCAAGCAGGCGGGTATTCGGACTACTTACTGTTTCACCAAATCCATCCTCTGCAGTGTTCGAAATAAAAACCTCTTCAAGTGAGCCTTACAGGAATTCTTCTGTTTCAGTTTATGACAACAGGGGCAAGTTGGTTGTCCAGATGCCCTGGGATGGGAGCGATTCGCAAATTGATCTGAGTAATCATCCCAAAGGACTATACCTGATGAAAGTTGTAACACCAGGATGGAGTGAAATAAAGAAACTCATCCTTCAATAA
- a CDS encoding SusC/RagA family TonB-linked outer membrane protein → MRRVILLFFVFLFQMSFSQAQMLNISGTVISSDDGTTIPGVSVLIKGTTRGTTTDISGKFKLAGVDPSATLIISCLGFDRLEVIVQGKTEFAIQLKSSVTRLDEFVVTALGVKRQKREIGYSTEKIETDDITRASSPNVINAIVGRAAGVLVSQNDGVEGGSTRITIRGNNNLNGNNQPLIVVDNVPMENTPGLENVGRGVDWGNGISDLNALDIAEYTILKGGPASALYGARGANGVILITTKRGKKQKGLGIEYNVEHKISHPYRYRDVQNKYGHGGPISFLEPAFPLDDEGNPGYPGIYGTDKLIINQEGTTSTTAEEFGYYGSAVSWGPEMNGQLIKWWDGEMRNYSPQPDNYKMPFQDGFTQTHNIAANGGNEKGSLRISLTRQDHKPIIKNSNFDRTTVTVGTTLKVSEKLTADATLTYVKFNRLNSPVLGEDGNSFSKGFLYSWPRSYQGIDMNNYELEDGSRNSLEGYPFLYVDHYIWWNYFNNNTILNRDKYSGALSLNYDITPWMNLVGRAGRDYTIENIVAKSKPVDVLGLMNGAYSSSLSRNYSDNFEVVLSARKEEIFNSKLNVVLTAGANRWDNNYYSIYGRSGNWYYPNMYTFFNYTASTYLVDDDGNIMIDELGNSVSDIVAIEGLSRIRNNSVYAFLNFDYNHYLFLDLTGRNDWSSTLPLNNNSYFYPSVSLSFVASEAFKLQDHLPWFNFLKLRGGIAQTASGTDPYQTAFYYTTRFFSGQQASFFPNLIPPYALKPQRVNSYEAGVNMGFFENRIDVDFTYYYKYSFDQILDLPLPSTSGAQGIRINEGILSNRGVEFILNTVPVHTRHLIVRAGLNFSRNRNKIISLGNYSDVYELADIWGLNGPAMTLQEGDDYGTITGYDYVYNENGERILNDEGTKYLITDTRVPIGNASPDFTGGAHAEISFHGFKLFALIDTKWGGDIYCGSYVISLQSGQSPSTLLERDGGGLPYTDPEGNVRNVGVILDGVYADGRKNDKVVHYYYKYLPNAGGWGKIISTPGILENSWVKMREISLAYELPANFLEKTKVFQKLSLNITGRDLFYIYTTLPDHLNPEGIMGSGNAQGFEWASYPGVQSVTFGLKASF, encoded by the coding sequence ATGAGACGAGTTATACTGCTCTTTTTCGTTTTTCTTTTTCAGATGTCATTTTCCCAGGCACAGATGCTCAATATTAGTGGCACAGTGATATCATCAGACGATGGCACTACCATACCTGGTGTGTCTGTTCTGATAAAAGGTACTACCAGGGGAACTACAACGGATATTTCAGGAAAATTTAAACTGGCAGGGGTCGATCCTTCTGCTACTCTGATTATCAGTTGCCTGGGTTTTGACAGGTTGGAAGTGATTGTGCAAGGTAAAACAGAGTTTGCAATTCAATTAAAGTCATCAGTTACCCGCCTTGATGAATTTGTTGTAACTGCTCTCGGAGTAAAACGACAGAAGCGGGAAATCGGGTATTCAACTGAAAAAATAGAAACCGATGATATTACCAGGGCCAGTTCTCCCAATGTCATCAATGCAATAGTAGGTCGTGCTGCCGGGGTATTGGTATCGCAGAATGATGGGGTAGAAGGGGGGTCCACCCGCATCACTATTCGCGGAAATAATAACCTGAATGGGAATAATCAGCCTTTAATAGTGGTAGATAATGTCCCGATGGAAAATACACCCGGCCTTGAAAATGTGGGTCGTGGAGTAGATTGGGGCAATGGAATTTCTGACCTGAATGCACTGGACATTGCTGAATATACTATTCTTAAGGGAGGTCCTGCTTCAGCTCTTTATGGAGCCAGGGGAGCCAATGGAGTGATCCTGATAACTACAAAAAGAGGGAAGAAACAAAAGGGCTTAGGGATTGAATATAATGTCGAACATAAAATCTCGCATCCATACAGGTATCGGGATGTACAGAATAAATATGGTCATGGCGGGCCTATCTCTTTCCTTGAACCCGCATTTCCATTGGATGATGAAGGTAACCCCGGCTACCCCGGGATTTATGGCACCGATAAACTGATTATCAACCAGGAAGGTACAACCTCTACAACTGCCGAGGAATTTGGTTATTATGGTTCTGCTGTTTCCTGGGGGCCGGAAATGAATGGTCAACTTATAAAATGGTGGGATGGCGAAATGAGAAACTACTCCCCGCAACCTGATAATTATAAAATGCCTTTCCAGGATGGCTTCACACAAACTCACAATATCGCTGCCAACGGGGGCAATGAGAAAGGATCTCTGCGCATATCCCTGACACGGCAGGATCATAAACCCATTATCAAAAACAGCAATTTCGACAGGACAACAGTCACAGTTGGAACGACTCTGAAAGTTTCAGAAAAACTAACTGCGGATGCCACACTGACTTATGTTAAGTTTAACAGATTGAACAGCCCTGTGCTTGGTGAAGATGGAAATTCTTTCAGCAAAGGGTTCCTTTATTCCTGGCCAAGAAGTTACCAGGGAATCGATATGAATAATTATGAGTTGGAGGATGGATCAAGAAATTCACTGGAAGGATATCCATTCTTATATGTTGATCACTATATCTGGTGGAATTATTTTAATAATAATACCATCCTTAACAGGGATAAATATTCCGGAGCCCTCTCCCTGAACTATGATATCACTCCTTGGATGAACCTGGTTGGAAGAGCCGGAAGAGATTACACCATAGAGAATATTGTAGCTAAAAGTAAACCTGTTGATGTGCTGGGATTGATGAACGGAGCCTATTCCAGTAGCTTGTCAAGGAACTATAGCGACAATTTTGAAGTAGTACTTAGTGCAAGGAAAGAAGAAATCTTCAATTCGAAGTTGAATGTAGTTCTCACAGCAGGGGCCAACCGCTGGGATAACAATTATTACAGTATCTATGGGCGATCAGGAAACTGGTACTATCCAAATATGTACACCTTCTTTAATTATACTGCATCGACCTACCTGGTGGATGATGATGGAAACATCATGATTGATGAACTGGGAAATAGCGTATCTGATATTGTTGCAATAGAAGGACTCAGCAGAATCAGAAATAATTCAGTCTATGCCTTCCTGAACTTTGATTATAATCATTATCTCTTTCTCGATCTGACAGGACGCAATGACTGGTCGTCAACGCTTCCACTTAACAATAATTCATATTTCTATCCTTCTGTTTCCCTAAGCTTTGTGGCATCTGAAGCCTTTAAACTGCAGGATCACCTGCCCTGGTTTAACTTCCTGAAACTCAGGGGAGGTATTGCCCAAACAGCCTCTGGTACAGATCCATATCAGACTGCTTTCTATTACACTACCCGATTCTTCAGCGGACAACAAGCCTCATTTTTCCCGAACCTGATACCACCCTATGCCCTTAAACCTCAAAGGGTAAATTCCTATGAAGCAGGCGTGAATATGGGCTTTTTTGAAAACAGGATTGATGTAGATTTTACCTATTATTATAAATACTCATTTGACCAGATTCTTGACCTTCCGCTTCCATCAACATCAGGTGCACAGGGAATAAGAATTAATGAAGGGATCCTTTCTAACAGGGGAGTTGAATTTATTCTGAATACAGTCCCTGTTCATACCAGGCATCTGATTGTGAGAGCTGGATTGAATTTTTCCAGGAACCGGAATAAAATCATCAGCCTGGGGAATTATTCAGATGTATATGAACTGGCTGATATTTGGGGATTGAATGGCCCGGCCATGACTTTGCAGGAAGGTGACGATTATGGAACCATTACCGGCTACGATTATGTCTACAACGAAAATGGGGAACGTATTCTGAACGACGAAGGAACCAAATACCTCATAACTGATACCCGGGTGCCTATTGGAAATGCTTCTCCTGATTTTACGGGAGGAGCCCATGCTGAAATTAGCTTTCATGGTTTTAAACTATTTGCATTGATTGATACCAAATGGGGAGGCGATATTTATTGCGGCTCCTATGTCATTTCACTTCAATCGGGTCAGAGTCCCTCAACACTGCTGGAACGCGATGGAGGAGGCTTGCCTTATACTGATCCTGAAGGAAATGTCAGGAATGTAGGTGTGATCCTCGATGGGGTTTATGCGGATGGCAGAAAAAATGATAAAGTGGTTCATTATTATTATAAATACCTGCCCAATGCAGGAGGTTGGGGAAAAATCATTTCTACACCCGGTATTCTTGAAAATTCCTGGGTGAAAATGCGGGAAATATCTCTTGCTTATGAGCTGCCTGCCAACTTCCTGGAGAAAACCAAGGTCTTCCAGAAACTCAGTCTTAATATAACTGGAAGGGATTTATTCTACATCTATACTACACTTCCCGATCATCTGAATCCTGAAGGAATTATGGGGTCAGGGAATGCCCAGGGTTTTGAATGGGCCTCCTACCCGGGCGTTCAGTCAGTAACATTCGGATTAAAAGCCAGTTTCTAG
- a CDS encoding class I SAM-dependent methyltransferase yields MQTAERSSGHDPSEHVIYNRCLFAYEAAATIVGGSIIELGSGEGYGIRVLSPKSSHYLAIDKFDTELPDDSKVEFRKMLLPSLKGIADNTFDYAVTFQVIEHIKDDKTFIAEIHRVLKPGGKLLATTPNRKMSLTRNPWHIREYTADELKAMMQKVFSRVEMKGVYGKEKVMEYHEQNKASVKRITRFDLLNLQYLLPRQILQIPYDLMNRLNRRRLMDDNNSLVKEVTTADFYLDMAQDSCFDLFAIATK; encoded by the coding sequence ATGCAGACCGCAGAGAGAAGTTCAGGACACGACCCTTCAGAACATGTAATCTACAATCGTTGTTTATTCGCATATGAAGCTGCAGCCACCATTGTAGGGGGTAGTATCATTGAGTTGGGTAGCGGAGAAGGATATGGGATCAGGGTGCTTTCACCGAAATCAAGCCATTACCTTGCAATTGATAAATTCGATACGGAACTGCCGGATGATTCAAAGGTTGAATTCAGGAAAATGCTGCTTCCCTCACTTAAGGGTATTGCTGATAATACTTTTGATTATGCAGTGACCTTCCAGGTAATTGAACATATCAAAGACGACAAAACTTTTATTGCTGAGATCCACAGGGTGCTCAAACCCGGAGGTAAACTGCTTGCCACTACTCCAAACCGTAAAATGTCACTTACCCGGAACCCATGGCATATTAGAGAATATACTGCTGATGAACTTAAAGCCATGATGCAGAAAGTGTTTTCCAGGGTCGAAATGAAAGGAGTTTATGGGAAAGAAAAAGTGATGGAATACCATGAGCAGAATAAAGCATCAGTAAAACGCATCACCCGCTTTGATCTTCTGAACCTCCAATATCTCCTTCCACGACAAATCCTGCAAATACCTTACGATTTGATGAATCGCCTGAACCGTCGCAGGTTAATGGATGATAATAACAGCCTGGTGAAAGAAGTAACAACTGCTGATTTTTATTTAGATATGGCGCAGGATAGCTGTTTTGACCTTTTTGCAATAGCAACAAAATAG
- a CDS encoding SusD/RagB family nutrient-binding outer membrane lipoprotein has translation MKKARFYFFFLIIINLLVSCSRDFEDINTNPHGFTTASDGSIFNGIIESLVLSGNEQFYINNEILYKQCQLAALTQDAWGNFTIGTEEMWTNYYAAMPSFRELEKRFDEATPSASMNNMKAMLMITMAYKTFKMTDVFGDMPFSKAGYGFQDLDLVHPAYDTQRDIYLTLLNNLRIADSLINDTTM, from the coding sequence ATGAAAAAAGCAAGGTTTTACTTCTTTTTCCTGATAATAATCAACCTTTTAGTTTCCTGTTCCCGGGATTTTGAAGATATCAATACCAATCCTCATGGCTTTACCACGGCTTCTGATGGATCAATTTTCAATGGTATTATTGAATCATTGGTACTTTCAGGCAATGAACAATTCTATATCAATAATGAAATCCTCTACAAACAGTGTCAGCTCGCTGCTTTGACCCAGGATGCCTGGGGAAATTTTACCATTGGCACAGAGGAGATGTGGACCAATTATTACGCGGCCATGCCTTCATTCAGGGAGTTGGAAAAACGATTTGACGAAGCCACTCCATCTGCTTCCATGAATAATATGAAAGCGATGCTGATGATCACAATGGCATACAAAACTTTTAAAATGACGGATGTTTTTGGAGACATGCCATTTAGTAAAGCGGGGTATGGATTTCAGGACCTTGACCTGGTTCATCCGGCATATGATACACAAAGAGATATTTACCTGACTCTCCTCAATAACCTCAGAATAGCAGATTCTTTGATCAACGACACAACCATGTAG
- a CDS encoding LamG domain-containing protein, with protein sequence MKTFTRSLRFILISFSLISSMMLFAQSNQYLHFDRVDDYVVIENGASYITNSTQGISMCGWFYSDDLSYGQGMMGFRGGATEFYIIQIGDGKLECRYKSSTGFYEYVGPVNTIIPQVWQHLAWVFDGTAIKLYVNGTLKGSKAASGVMTDAAVPFAVGKSILGGFNFVFGGRSDEVSVWKKGLTQAEIQDLMNNELTGNETDLQMYYKFNQGVPGGNNISITELITEIYAPDRNGDLMNFAMNGPTSNFNGTLDSTYQAISFPQIPAKLISYPPFTLDATATSGLDVEYTLLSGPATSVGMLLP encoded by the coding sequence ATGAAAACATTTACCCGATCATTGAGGTTCATACTGATCTCTTTTTCTTTGATTTCCAGTATGATGTTGTTTGCACAATCGAATCAGTACCTGCATTTCGATCGTGTGGATGACTATGTAGTCATTGAAAATGGAGCCAGTTATATTACGAACTCAACCCAGGGCATTTCAATGTGCGGATGGTTTTATTCTGATGACCTTTCCTATGGCCAGGGAATGATGGGTTTCAGAGGAGGAGCTACTGAATTTTATATCATTCAGATTGGGGATGGGAAACTGGAGTGCAGATATAAAAGTTCGACAGGGTTTTATGAGTATGTCGGACCCGTTAATACCATTATTCCACAGGTATGGCAGCACCTGGCCTGGGTATTTGACGGAACGGCAATAAAACTGTATGTAAACGGCACCTTAAAAGGGTCAAAAGCTGCATCCGGGGTGATGACAGACGCAGCAGTACCCTTTGCAGTGGGGAAAAGCATTCTCGGTGGTTTCAACTTTGTTTTTGGAGGAAGGTCTGATGAAGTATCTGTCTGGAAAAAAGGCCTCACCCAGGCTGAAATCCAGGATCTTATGAACAATGAACTTACTGGCAATGAAACAGATTTGCAGATGTATTACAAATTCAACCAGGGAGTACCCGGAGGAAATAATATCTCTATCACAGAGCTTATTACAGAGATATACGCACCTGACCGAAACGGTGACCTGATGAATTTTGCCATGAACGGCCCCACTTCCAATTTTAATGGCACCCTTGATTCAACGTACCAGGCCATTTCATTCCCGCAAATCCCTGCCAAGCTGATCAGCTATCCTCCTTTCACATTGGATGCCACAGCTACTTCCGGCCTTGATGTGGAATATACACTGTTATCAGGACCTGCAACCTCAGTGGGAATGTTGTTACCCTAA
- a CDS encoding peptide-N-glycosidase, giving the protein MKVLLIISCLFLLHSTYAISPDTIRVVTHKKVLVTTDPAKGEKSYLSWGLFPGNKEDIRRIRMTVTLGCPDSMPCAHWDYLDHIYLRRQGGKDSPSLNFELGRMLTPYGSIFDRGWEWGWSVDVTDFSSVLRDSVEIEYMHSGYEPTTVGWSLTIHFDVIGGRPAANPLSITKMWEGSFRYGDATVNIEDSLCPKSFKPERGAGIARLRIQQTGHGMDEPKGCSEFCSRYRDIKFDGQLIDRRSLWKECGDNPLFPQGGTWIFDRGNWCPGDLQEADQFDMHISKKEHSFDIDMEPYKATGNIQANESIASYLIQYRKPNESHDVSIEAILSPNGEKNLRRLNPVCSEPHIIIRNQGSEILRSLVIYYGTEGYSLRKHTWHGSLRFNETVDVWLEGAVRYKKGTNIFIAKLVLPNGKRDGYEADNEMKVSFPSPVVLPNQMIVQFRTNASPEDNKLSIMDAFGGIHYIRESHTMKANTLYNDTVQLVEGCYEFNLSDSSGNGLEFWFEPEQGHGFLRFLDMQGRLLYNFESDCGSGQHLAFSATPSYSYDTLINRFAFSVYPLRVKEKLEFDCVASRPTDITVLIRGSENAILEKHEFLNLQNRLTNLDVSHLKPGRYFFEVQVDGKREYKKRFNKE; this is encoded by the coding sequence ATGAAAGTACTACTCATAATTAGCTGTTTATTTCTTTTGCATTCCACCTATGCGATTAGCCCTGATACCATCCGTGTGGTAACCCATAAAAAAGTACTGGTTACTACTGATCCGGCAAAAGGAGAGAAATCTTATCTCTCCTGGGGTTTGTTCCCTGGAAATAAGGAAGATATTCGCAGAATCAGGATGACTGTGACTTTAGGTTGCCCTGATTCCATGCCTTGTGCACACTGGGATTACCTTGACCATATATACCTTCGCCGACAGGGAGGGAAAGATTCCCCTTCTCTGAATTTTGAACTTGGCAGGATGTTAACACCTTACGGAAGTATTTTCGATCGTGGATGGGAATGGGGCTGGAGTGTTGATGTCACTGATTTTTCAAGTGTTTTAAGAGATAGCGTCGAAATTGAATACATGCATTCAGGCTATGAACCTACCACTGTTGGATGGTCGCTTACCATTCATTTTGATGTGATTGGAGGGAGACCTGCTGCAAACCCTTTATCTATTACAAAAATGTGGGAAGGTTCCTTTAGATACGGTGATGCAACCGTAAATATTGAGGATTCTTTATGCCCGAAGTCCTTCAAACCTGAAAGAGGGGCTGGTATTGCCAGGCTGAGGATTCAGCAAACAGGCCACGGAATGGATGAACCAAAAGGATGCAGCGAATTTTGTTCAAGGTACAGGGATATTAAGTTTGACGGTCAATTGATCGACAGGAGAAGTTTATGGAAGGAATGTGGCGATAATCCATTGTTTCCGCAAGGAGGCACATGGATTTTTGACCGTGGAAACTGGTGTCCCGGTGATCTCCAGGAGGCTGATCAATTTGATATGCATATCAGCAAAAAGGAACACAGCTTTGATATTGATATGGAGCCCTACAAGGCAACCGGCAATATTCAAGCCAATGAAAGTATCGCATCATACCTGATTCAGTACAGGAAGCCAAATGAATCACATGATGTCTCAATTGAAGCGATCCTCAGTCCGAATGGTGAAAAAAACCTTCGAAGACTGAACCCTGTCTGCTCTGAACCTCATATTATTATAAGGAATCAAGGCTCAGAAATCCTTAGGTCTTTGGTCATTTATTATGGCACTGAAGGTTACTCCCTGAGGAAACATACCTGGCATGGAAGCCTCAGGTTCAATGAGACCGTTGATGTATGGCTCGAAGGTGCCGTCAGATATAAGAAAGGAACTAACATTTTCATTGCTAAACTGGTTTTGCCCAACGGGAAACGCGATGGCTATGAAGCAGATAATGAGATGAAAGTCTCTTTTCCTTCACCTGTAGTCCTTCCTAATCAGATGATTGTTCAATTCAGGACCAATGCATCTCCGGAAGATAACAAACTGAGTATTATGGATGCCTTTGGTGGTATCCATTATATCCGGGAATCGCATACCATGAAAGCGAATACCCTTTATAATGATACGGTGCAGTTAGTGGAAGGCTGTTATGAATTCAATCTTAGCGACAGTTCAGGAAATGGCCTGGAGTTTTGGTTCGAACCTGAACAGGGACATGGTTTTCTGCGTTTTCTTGATATGCAAGGGCGACTTCTGTATAACTTCGAAAGCGATTGTGGAAGTGGTCAGCACCTGGCTTTCAGCGCTACGCCCTCCTATTCTTATGACACTCTCATCAACCGGTTTGCATTCAGTGTTTATCCATTACGGGTAAAAGAAAAGCTGGAATTTGACTGTGTGGCTTCACGTCCGACCGACATCACAGTGCTGATTAGGGGATCAGAAAATGCTATCCTGGAAAAGCATGAATTCCTGAATCTTCAGAATCGCCTGACAAACCTGGATGTAAGTCATCTGAAACCCGGAAGGTATTTTTTCGAGGTGCAGGTAGATGGAAAAAGGGAATATAAGAAGCGCTTTAATAAAGAATAA
- a CDS encoding YebC/PmpR family DNA-binding transcriptional regulator: MGRAFEFRKARKLKRWGNMSRVFTKLGKDIEIAVKAGGPDPAGNARLRLLIQTARSENMPKDNVERAIKRAISKDSSDYKEVVYEGYAPHGVAVVVETATDNTTRTVANVRSCFNKWGGSLGTMGMTDFLFDRKCSFKVALKEGIDLEDLELELIDFGLDEIFTDEGEIMIYAEFTKFGPIQKYLEDNKFEIKAFAFERIPNDTKELNPEQQADVEKLLEKLEEDDDVINVFHNMR, translated from the coding sequence ATGGGAAGAGCTTTTGAATTTCGCAAGGCAAGGAAACTTAAACGTTGGGGAAATATGTCCCGGGTTTTCACTAAATTGGGTAAGGATATCGAAATCGCCGTAAAGGCAGGTGGACCGGACCCTGCAGGGAATGCAAGGCTTAGGCTGCTCATTCAGACAGCCCGGAGTGAAAACATGCCAAAGGATAATGTAGAACGTGCAATTAAAAGAGCTATTTCCAAGGATTCAAGTGATTATAAAGAAGTTGTTTATGAAGGATATGCCCCTCATGGAGTTGCAGTAGTTGTTGAAACAGCTACGGATAATACAACCCGGACTGTTGCCAATGTGAGGAGTTGTTTTAATAAGTGGGGAGGAAGCCTCGGAACTATGGGAATGACTGATTTTCTCTTTGACAGGAAATGCAGTTTCAAAGTAGCACTAAAAGAAGGGATTGACCTCGAAGATCTGGAACTTGAGCTCATTGATTTCGGGCTTGATGAAATATTTACCGATGAAGGGGAGATCATGATTTATGCTGAATTCACCAAGTTTGGTCCCATTCAGAAATATCTTGAAGATAATAAGTTTGAGATCAAGGCTTTTGCTTTCGAGCGAATCCCCAATGACACAAAGGAACTTAATCCTGAACAGCAGGCCGACGTTGAAAAATTACTCGAAAAACTTGAAGAAGATGATGATGTAATTAATGTATTTCACAATATGCGATAG